In Drosophila innubila isolate TH190305 chromosome 2R unlocalized genomic scaffold, UK_Dinn_1.0 1_C_2R, whole genome shotgun sequence, the following are encoded in one genomic region:
- the LOC117785007 gene encoding long-chain fatty acid transport protein 4 produces MSEFKQKQREPEADEKKMEILLELNLKQKLATRLGILIVASFVFAMFCWDSALASLTLGALMALMLRNPTNVYALVMTAHRDFLAFHRFAALNFYLLRKDRKGCTVAHCFEEQAREQPNKICFVMDERRLSFGQALLFSQKVAGYFQQRGLQRGDCVALLMETRVEYTCIWMGLSQLGVITALINSHLRGDSLLHCIRVAKACALIVGSELSDVLQSLPSLDLPIYQYTDTTEQHQLLPAATELSTALSAQTPLPLSHSSLGSARDKLLYVYTSGTTGLPKAAVITNLRFLFMSAGTFYMLQLNRDDVIYNPLPLYHTAGGIVGVGNALLNGSTVVLRKKFSASNFWSDCCKHNCTVAQYIGELCRYLLATPYKNTHEQERRPQHQLRLMYGNGLRPQIWTQFVSRFGIPQIGEVYGATEGNSNLINITNRIGAIGFVPVFGRRLYPVQIIRCDELTGEPIRDSKGHCMRCAAGEPGLLVGQVDARRAVSAFHGYADKAASEQKLLRNVYTKDDCYFNSGDMVVSDILGYFYFKDRTGDTFRWRGENVATQEVEAIITNCIGLSDCVVYGVQIPHVEGKAGMAAIVDPTRKVDMDYLSIVIRGSLPPYARPLFIRLLDEIPRTATFKMKKRELALEGYDLERVTDIIYYLNRDGVYRQLSKEQFVSLQAGTAGL; encoded by the exons A TGAGCgagtttaaacaaaaacaacgagaGCCGGAGGCGGACGAGAAGAAAATGGAGATACTGCTGGAGCTCAATCTGAAGCAGAAGCTGGCCACCAGATTGGGCATTCTGATCGTTGCCAGCTTCGTATTTGCCATGTTCTGCTGGGACAGCGCCTTGGCCAGCCTGACACTTGGTGCCCTCATGGCCCTCATGCTCAGGAATCCCACAAATGTCTACGCTCTGGTGATGACTGCTCACAGGGATTTCTT AGCATTTCATCGATTTGCGGCATTGAACTTCTATCTGCTTCGCAAGGATCGCAAGGGTTGCACCGTTGCCCATTGCTTCGAGGAGCAGGCACGCGAGCAGCCCAATAAGATCTGCTTTGTAATGGATGAGCGTCGTCTGAGCTTCGGCCAGGCGCTGCTCTTCAGCCAGAAGGTGGCAGGCTACTTCCAGCAGCGCGGCTTGCAACGTGGCGACTGTGTGGCACTGCTGATGGAGACGCGTGTGGAGTACACCTGCATTTGGATGGGCCTCAGTCAGCTGGGCGTCATCACGGCGCTGATCAATTCCCATTTGCGTGGCGACTCCCTGCTGCACTGCATCCGTGTGGCCAAGGCCTGTGCCCTGATTGTGGGCAGCGAACTGAGCGACGTCCTGCAATCGCTGCCATCCCTGGATTTGCCCATCTACCAGTACACGGACACCACGGAGCAGCATCAACTGCTGCCAGCTGCAACGGAGCTGAGCACTGCTCTCTCCGCACAGACGCCGCTGCCCCTCAGCCACAGCTCGCTGGGCTCTGCCCGGGACAAGCTGCTCTATGTGTACACCTCCGGCACTACGGGATTACCCAAGGCGGCGGTTATCACGAATCTGCGATTTCTATTCATGTCCGCGGGAACTTTCTACATGTTGCAATTGAATCGCGACGATGTGATCTACAATCCCTTGCCCTTGTACCACACGGCGGGCGGCATTGTGGGCGTGGGCAACGCCCTGCTCAATGGCAGCACTGTCGTCCTGCGCAAGAAGTTCTCGGCCTCGAATTTCTGGAGTGATTGCTGCAAGCACAACTGCACCGTGGCCCAGTACATTGGTGAACTCTGTCGCTATCTCCTTGCCACGCCCTACAAGAACACCCATGAGCAGGAGCGGCGTCCACAGCACCAGCTGCGCCTCATGTACGGAAACGGCTTGAGGCCGCAGATCTGGACGCAGTTCGTCTCTCGATTTGGCATACCACAAATTGGCGAAGTTTATGGCGCCACCGAGGGCAACTCCAATCTGATCAACATCACCAATCGCATTGGCGCCATTGGCTTTGTGCCCGTCTTTGGTCGCCGGCTCTATCCAGTCCAGATCATTCGCTGCGATGAGCTCACCGGTGAACCCATCCGCGACTCCAAGGGACACTGCATGCGCTGTGCTGCCGGGGAGCCGGGTCTGCTGGTGGGCCAGGTGGATGCCAGGCGGGCGGTGAGCGCCTTCCATGGCTATGCCGACAAGGCGGCATCCGAGCAGAAGCTGCTGCGCAATGTCTACACCAAGGACGATTGCTACTTCAACTCGGGCGACATGGTCGTCTCTGATATTTTGGGATATTTCTACTTTAAGGATCGCACCGGCGACACCTTCCGCTGGCGTGGCGAAAATGTCGCCACTCAGGAGGTGGAGGCCATCATCACCAACTGCATTGGACTCAGCGACTGTGTCGTCTACGGCGTGCAG ATACCCCACGTTGAGGGCAAGGCTGGAATGGCGGCCATTGTGGATCCGACGCGCAAGGTGGACATGGATTATCTGTCCATTGTGATAAGAGGCAGTCTGCCGCCATATGCACGTCCACTCTTCATCCGATTGCTGGACGAGATTCCGCGCACAGCAACATTCAAGATGAAGAAGCGCGAACTGGCGCTGGAGGGATACGATCTGGAGAGGGTGACGGATATTATTTACTATCTGAATCGTGATGGCGTCTATCGGCAGCTCAGCAAGGAGCAGTTTGTATCACTGCAGGCGGGCACAGCAGGACTCTAA